AGCAGGTTTTTGAAATTGGAAGAATGTTAGGCGAGCCTTACAATTATAAAAAGACTCACATTGTATTTGGAATTATGAGACTTGGTAATGGAATAATTTTCTCTTCTAGAAGCGGAAACACAATAAGGCTTGTGGATTTGCTAGATGAAGCAAAAGCTCAAGTAAAAAAAGTAATTGATGAAAAAAATCCAGATATTCCAGAAGATGAAAAGGACAAAATTGCTGAAATTGTAGGAAGCGGAGCTATAAAATATTTTGATTTGAGTCAAAATAGAACTTCTGATATAACATTTACTTGGGATAAAGTGCTTAGTTTTGAAGGAAATACAGGACCTTACCTGCAATATACCTACGTTCGGATTATGTCAATTTTTAGAAAATTGAAAGAAGAAAATATCGAAGTTAAAAATAACGATATTATTTCGGATGATATGAATGGAATTGAACGTGAACTTGCAGTTGAATTACTAAGATTCCCTCAAGCTGTAGTAAAATCCTATGAAAACTACCGTCCAAATATAATTGCAGATTATTTATTTGACACAGCAAAATTATTTAATAACTTCTATAATTCGAGTTCTATCTTGAAAGAGGAAGATAAAAAAGTAATGGATGCAAGAATTTTACTGGCAAGAAAAACTGCATTTGTATTAAAAGAAGGACTTAGCCTGCTTGGAATAAATACAGTAAATAGAATGTAAATAAAAAAATTTAAATTGTCAATAAAATTTGAAATGTATAGTTTCAGCCCTTAAAATCAATAATAATACATTGTCAATTAAAAAAGAGAAAAAATTAATCAAAAAACAATTTTGATTTAATGGTGGTTTAATTGTTATAGTGTATACTATATTCAGATCGATTAAAAGATCTGAAACCTCAATTAACCCCCCCTTTTATGAGACCTCTTTTTTAAGAGGTCTTTTTTCAATTTATATTCTAAAATTTACTTGATTTAATATATTAGAGGGTTTAGGCATATTTGAATTATTGACTTTAAATAATTTTATTAAATTAATAACAACAAAATAAAAAAAGAAAAGAGAGGAAAAAAAATGTCAAAACAACACGAATTTATTTATGATTATAGAGATGATCATAATGAAGAAAATAACAAAAAATTAGCAAGAAATGCAATTATTTTACTTGTTATTTCTATATTGCTATTTCTTTTTTCACATTTTGTGCTAATTAAACAAGGTGAAAAATTTAAACAGGAAATTCCAGCATTGAAGGAAAATAAGCAAAAATTGGAAAAGGAAGTTGAAGTTCTTAACGGAAATATAAAACACGGTGAAGACAGTTACAAAAAAGTTGAAGCGTTAATTAACAAATATAAATAAGAAATGAGAGGTAATAAAAAATGAAAAAAACATTTTCAGTCATTGGTATAATAGTGGCTATAATTGGATTCCTATATTCAGGAGTGCATATTTTTGGTACAACTGCAAAATTTATTGAACACCATAGCTTAGAATCAAGCATAAAAAAATTAACACATGAAAAAAACACAAAAACTGCAGATTTAGCTGCGGTTACTAAGAAAAATGATGATGTAAAAGCACAATATCAAAAGTTAAAAGCTGACAAAAAAATTAAAACAGTTTATTTGACATTTGATGACGGACCTTCAGGACATACTGATCAAATTCTTGAAATCCTGAAAAGAAATAATATAAAAGCTACATTTTTTGTAATCGGAATTGGAAAAAACTTTAAAGACTACAAGAAAATAACTGATCAAGGACATTCAATCGGACTGCACAGCTTTACACATGAATATAAAAAAGTTTATGCAAACGAAGACAGTTTCTTTAAGGAATTTTATCAAATACATGATGCTATAAAATCTACAACTGGGCAAGATGTTAAAATTATAAGATTCCCTGGAGGTTCTAGCAACACTATTGCTTCAAAGGCTTTAAAAACTGCTATCATTAACAGATTGACAAGAGAAGGATTTGTTTATTTTGACTGGAACTGTGACAGTACAGATGCTTCTGGAAATAATGTTCCTGTAGCAAAATTAGTAAAATATGGTGTTTGTACAACTCATCCTGACATTAATGTCCTAATGCACGATACAAATGCTAAGAAAACTACTGTTCAGGCTTTACAGCAAATTATAGACGGGTATAAAAAGGCAGGATATACATTTGAAACGTTAAATGTAAACAGCCCTAGAATCCAACATGTTAAACAGCCTGAAATAAAATAATTATAAAATAAGAAAAAAAAAAGTAAATTGACTTTAATAATATGGTATAATTAAGTTAAATATTCTCAAAATAGGTAATAAAAGGAGAGTCTACTAATAAATATCAAATTGGAGAATATGTTTTTATATATTTTTAGTAGCAAATATTAAAATGAGAAAAATAATTACTATGTTTGCGGGTCTGATGGTTTCATTGTCATTAGTTTCAGAAACAAAAACAGATGGAACAAATATAATTTACATAAAAAAAGAAATGATGAAGGCAGCTGATGATGTAGATAATGTAACAGATTTAACTGTTTCCAAAAAAGATGAAACTTCTGAAGCCGCAAAATCAAAAACTTCCAAACATTCACAAAAAGGAATTGCTTCATATTATGGTAAAAAATTACATGGAAGCAGAACAGCAAGTGGAGAAAGACACAATTCAAATGAAATGGTAGCTGCCCATAGAAGTTTACCATTTGGAACAAAAGTTAAAGTTACAAATTTAAGTAACGGTAAGGAAGTTATTGTAAAAATAAATGATAGA
The DNA window shown above is from Leptotrichia wadei and carries:
- a CDS encoding polysaccharide deacetylase family protein encodes the protein MKKTFSVIGIIVAIIGFLYSGVHIFGTTAKFIEHHSLESSIKKLTHEKNTKTADLAAVTKKNDDVKAQYQKLKADKKIKTVYLTFDDGPSGHTDQILEILKRNNIKATFFVIGIGKNFKDYKKITDQGHSIGLHSFTHEYKKVYANEDSFFKEFYQIHDAIKSTTGQDVKIIRFPGGSSNTIASKALKTAIINRLTREGFVYFDWNCDSTDASGNNVPVAKLVKYGVCTTHPDINVLMHDTNAKKTTVQALQQIIDGYKKAGYTFETLNVNSPRIQHVKQPEIK
- a CDS encoding septal ring lytic transglycosylase RlpA family protein; protein product: MRKIITMFAGLMVSLSLVSETKTDGTNIIYIKKEMMKAADDVDNVTDLTVSKKDETSEAAKSKTSKHSQKGIASYYGKKLHGSRTASGERHNSNEMVAAHRSLPFGTKVKVTNLSNGKEVIVKINDRGPFAKGRVIDLSYGAFSKIESPGKGLTNVKLEVLNNLY